In Trichocoleus desertorum ATA4-8-CV12, a genomic segment contains:
- a CDS encoding strawberry notch family protein, which yields MNERKEALIRAFHSSLLQGEHYARINRARQQAEAVLGERIPPGSALTKVVDEAMEAALVRVAPIFIAGSATTHQAYDKLIDLMNRQPVLGVRSSTSVLQQAYSTPIPIAYLASTLAGINPETTVYEPTAGNGALLIEANPAQVIANELNSDRHAELTQRGYRQLTQFDASQYRPSEAVDVVIANPPFGPIHDEKGRIKRFAIPGNRRGTRQIDQAIAFKALEAMKDDGRAVLILGGKLGLDEDLRSNRYNAIESRGFFYALYQQYQVTQHISIWGDLYRKQGAGFPIDLIVIEGRGQAVRELPAADVPPIYKSFDALKELLPNEPIQQPATRLSGLRELPIRLEPRIRGSGIIDGQNPMGDEPDERAGLQPSDDAANSVANSHLDGAQWRGSGADAPQTRSGVEEALSPGVSQLIRELRDSGTRGPMVVDRGMGRDISGTQRDIQDSILGDGIRFSLSHSAKQPRDATGLAGGPRQFHAGELAIQSDLRHDQRLNLYPNTAVRIRPMSITEQEHPSSDAPLNVAYIPRSQGRTPGTLIPANMATAAQIALDKLEQVVGDVDAFVQQRLGYESKEQMWQYLYAEQIDANALAFWQRDRNKVFLNGDQTGNGKGRFCASQIVDAINQGYIPIFVTQKPNLYVSMLEDLADIGKPGVTIFATNSNTTLDLPDGTKLKAVSPPQKQAEMQQLLEQGMGGYHAVFTTYSQLQTVQSEEPFRRDLLRSLAPKAVFIFDEAHEAGGSIGEKGWKIASAAPDRAEFVRELVDRCAGVAFASATAVKDPAVMDLYARRSDATAAVTDISSLQRTLKEGESHSSK from the coding sequence ATGAATGAGCGTAAGGAAGCCCTGATTCGGGCGTTCCACAGTTCGCTATTGCAAGGAGAACATTACGCCCGCATTAACCGGGCGCGGCAGCAGGCCGAGGCGGTGTTGGGAGAGCGTATTCCCCCTGGCAGCGCGCTCACTAAAGTGGTGGATGAGGCGATGGAAGCGGCGCTCGTCCGGGTCGCTCCTATCTTCATTGCAGGATCAGCCACGACTCACCAGGCCTACGACAAGCTTATTGACCTGATGAATCGCCAGCCTGTTCTCGGCGTTCGATCTTCTACCTCAGTCCTACAGCAGGCATACAGCACTCCTATTCCGATTGCCTATCTAGCTTCCACTCTAGCGGGAATCAATCCAGAAACCACCGTCTATGAACCAACAGCTGGAAATGGTGCCCTACTCATTGAAGCCAATCCTGCCCAGGTCATTGCCAACGAGTTGAACAGCGATCGCCATGCCGAATTGACCCAGCGAGGTTATCGCCAACTCACCCAGTTTGATGCCAGTCAGTATCGTCCAAGCGAAGCAGTGGATGTTGTGATCGCCAACCCACCGTTCGGACCCATCCACGATGAGAAGGGCAGAATTAAACGCTTTGCCATCCCTGGCAATCGGAGGGGCACTCGTCAGATCGATCAGGCGATCGCCTTCAAAGCCTTAGAAGCCATGAAGGATGACGGTCGAGCGGTACTGATCCTCGGAGGCAAGCTGGGATTAGACGAAGATCTCCGCTCGAATCGCTACAACGCCATTGAGAGCCGAGGCTTCTTCTACGCTCTCTATCAGCAATACCAGGTTACTCAACATATTTCGATTTGGGGTGATCTTTACCGCAAGCAGGGGGCGGGTTTCCCGATCGACCTGATTGTAATTGAGGGCAGAGGGCAAGCAGTCAGAGAGTTACCAGCCGCCGATGTCCCGCCCATTTATAAATCCTTCGATGCCCTCAAGGAGCTACTCCCCAATGAACCCATCCAGCAACCAGCAACCAGATTATCAGGATTACGCGAGCTACCCATCCGTTTGGAGCCCAGAATTAGGGGATCAGGAATTATTGATGGTCAAAATCCCATGGGGGATGAGCCAGATGAGCGAGCGGGATTACAACCGTCTGATGATGCTGCGAATTCAGTGGCTAATTCACACCTGGATGGAGCGCAGTGGCGAGGATCAGGTGCAGACGCACCGCAGACTCGCTCAGGGGTTGAGGAAGCTTTATCTCCAGGAGTCTCCCAGCTTATACGAGAACTCCGAGACTCAGGAACTCGAGGCCCTATGGTGGTGGACCGAGGAATGGGCAGAGACATTTCTGGAACGCAACGAGACATTCAGGATTCGATTCTCGGAGACGGAATTAGATTTTCCCTTTCCCATTCAGCCAAGCAGCCCAGAGATGCAACAGGGCTTGCAGGAGGACCACGACAATTTCACGCTGGAGAACTGGCTATCCAATCTGACCTACGGCATGACCAGCGATTAAACCTTTATCCCAATACAGCAGTAAGGATTCGACCCATGTCAATCACAGAGCAAGAGCATCCTAGCTCGGATGCTCCATTGAATGTGGCTTACATTCCCCGCAGCCAAGGTAGAACACCCGGCACCCTAATTCCAGCCAACATGGCAACAGCAGCTCAGATTGCCCTCGACAAATTAGAGCAAGTTGTGGGTGATGTTGATGCCTTTGTGCAGCAGCGGTTGGGGTATGAATCCAAAGAGCAGATGTGGCAGTATCTCTACGCTGAGCAAATTGATGCAAATGCTCTGGCGTTTTGGCAGCGCGATCGCAACAAAGTATTTCTCAATGGCGACCAAACAGGGAATGGAAAGGGACGCTTCTGCGCCAGCCAAATTGTGGATGCCATTAACCAGGGATACATTCCAATTTTTGTCACCCAGAAGCCCAACCTCTATGTATCGATGCTAGAAGACTTGGCAGACATCGGTAAACCAGGCGTCACAATCTTTGCAACCAATAGCAACACAACGTTGGATCTGCCAGATGGAACGAAACTAAAAGCAGTCTCCCCACCCCAGAAGCAGGCAGAAATGCAACAACTTTTAGAACAAGGAATGGGGGGATATCACGCAGTTTTCACCACCTACAGCCAGCTGCAAACCGTTCAGAGCGAAGAACCCTTTCGTCGGGATCTTTTGCGATCGCTCGCTCCGAAAGCCGTTTTTATTTTTGATGAGGCTCATGAAGCGGGAGGCAGTATTGGAGAAAAAGGATGGAAAATTGCCAGTGCAGCCCCGGATCGCGCTGAATTCGTGCGAGAACTAGTCGATCGCTGTGCTGGAGTAGCTTTTGCCAGTGCCACCGCTGTTAAAGACCCCGCTGTGATGGATCTCTATGCACGGAGATCCGATGCTACCGCAGCAGTGACGGACATTTCATCCTTGCAGCGAACTCTCAAAGAGGGGGAGTCCCACTCCAGCAAATGA
- a CDS encoding type IV secretion system DNA-binding domain-containing protein produces MPNPMTHSSTPATHSLVHSGSSLLNSLQGGNGLMLLLALVGFVALSWLGQGQGKKGRLATARFASSREKAAARRKALKQIEARKHNVVAFKIYNSLYLPDAQRGVAISGGAGSGKTASMVLPIAQSAIEQEMPTLVYDFKYTEPNDSLVSVVLPTATKAGYDVHVFAPGMPESEICNPLDFLLDDMDGMAARQLASVMHNCMRSEHKNASDDPFFSIAGDLLIQAVLLLAKQTCFPDMMMCQVILSMTDLPKRIQNSPQLSKLTKNTFSQYLSVAGSEKTADSIRGTAQNLFVPFTTPGLANAFCGPTTIPLTLEGKKLVVIGMDKAIKTALAPFLTGIMQMVLDRNVAIARKDPFVFILDEAPTVGIDLATAFATQRSAGAITIMGYQDFGQLEQRYGEAMSRTILSNCATKAWFNPQELKSAQWSSDYIGEEHLALKQKSKGRSGGKASTNVSDNERTRKLFSPDQFLRLAPGKCILINPAISLKDEVSIPIAQKIKLTEAIEQQQNKARKLWNQKVKGRLAERSPQPKLTRDELRIYTERMIAEREAEAERILPQPMEETSIANGKLKVKR; encoded by the coding sequence ATGCCCAACCCAATGACGCATTCCTCAACCCCTGCGACTCACAGTTTGGTCCATTCTGGGAGCAGCCTACTCAATTCCTTGCAAGGCGGGAATGGTCTGATGTTGCTCCTGGCGCTCGTTGGCTTTGTGGCGCTGTCCTGGCTGGGGCAGGGACAAGGTAAGAAAGGACGCTTAGCCACCGCGCGATTCGCTAGTAGCCGAGAGAAAGCAGCAGCTCGGCGCAAAGCTCTCAAACAAATCGAAGCCCGCAAGCACAATGTCGTTGCTTTCAAGATCTACAACTCCCTGTATTTACCCGATGCCCAGCGAGGCGTAGCGATTTCGGGAGGGGCAGGTTCGGGTAAGACCGCCAGTATGGTGCTGCCGATCGCTCAGTCTGCCATTGAGCAGGAGATGCCCACACTCGTCTACGACTTTAAGTACACCGAACCCAATGACAGCTTGGTTTCCGTGGTCTTACCCACTGCCACCAAAGCAGGTTATGACGTGCATGTGTTTGCACCTGGGATGCCGGAATCAGAGATTTGTAATCCTTTGGACTTTTTGCTCGACGACATGGACGGGATGGCAGCGCGTCAACTGGCCTCCGTCATGCACAACTGTATGCGCTCAGAACATAAAAATGCCTCTGATGATCCCTTCTTCTCGATCGCCGGAGATCTACTCATCCAGGCTGTACTGCTCTTGGCCAAACAAACTTGTTTCCCGGACATGATGATGTGTCAGGTCATTTTATCGATGACCGATTTACCTAAGCGGATTCAGAATTCTCCCCAGCTCAGTAAACTCACCAAAAATACGTTTTCACAGTATCTCTCGGTCGCAGGGAGTGAGAAGACCGCCGATAGCATTCGGGGCACGGCACAAAACCTGTTCGTGCCCTTCACCACCCCTGGCCTTGCCAATGCCTTTTGTGGCCCCACCACCATCCCTTTAACCCTGGAAGGCAAGAAGTTGGTGGTGATTGGTATGGATAAAGCGATCAAAACGGCGCTGGCTCCTTTTCTGACCGGCATTATGCAAATGGTGCTCGACCGCAATGTGGCGATCGCCCGTAAAGACCCCTTTGTCTTTATCCTCGATGAAGCGCCAACCGTGGGAATTGATTTAGCCACTGCCTTTGCCACACAGCGCTCGGCAGGAGCCATTACCATTATGGGCTATCAAGATTTTGGCCAGTTGGAACAGCGCTACGGTGAGGCGATGTCGCGCACCATTTTGTCGAACTGTGCCACCAAAGCCTGGTTTAACCCGCAGGAGCTGAAATCAGCCCAGTGGTCGAGTGACTATATTGGCGAAGAGCATTTGGCTCTGAAGCAGAAATCCAAGGGGCGCAGTGGCGGTAAAGCCAGCACCAATGTCTCAGACAATGAACGCACCCGCAAACTCTTTAGCCCGGATCAGTTTCTCAGGCTGGCTCCGGGAAAGTGTATTTTGATTAATCCCGCAATCTCACTCAAAGATGAAGTGAGTATTCCGATCGCTCAAAAAATCAAACTCACTGAAGCGATTGAACAACAGCAGAACAAAGCCCGGAAGCTTTGGAATCAGAAGGTGAAAGGACGACTCGCCGAGCGCAGTCCTCAACCCAAATTGACTCGAGACGAATTGCGAATCTACACCGAACGCATGATTGCTGAGCGAGAAGCGGAAGCGGAGCGCATCTTACCGCAACCCATGGAAGAAACCTCCATCGCCAACGGCAAATTGAAAGTGAAACGTTAA